One window of the Eucalyptus grandis isolate ANBG69807.140 chromosome 8, ASM1654582v1, whole genome shotgun sequence genome contains the following:
- the LOC120287247 gene encoding spidroin-1-like yields the protein MKRSGTGGLGGAGAGGARASVVGGSGRRRGWVNAMAQCGHGGAPPGWSSSSGKSGTQPPDQIAKQGSNSGGATTKGARARARGTGWSRTRGAVGGVVHQAETEQRGLAGTASWPSHARDRSGETRWQSWVRSCRWCVARDSATTNRRHASAGGSSDGKRNQLRDGGGRERAHGFGASERRNASDEEIGQQGSPERAGGSRGFAGLVGCGEASGDVVCWSSTPNSVGTSGAGLSGQSETCAEPVAGRSRAGRCELRSSEAAGGGAAG from the exons ATGAAACGAAGCGGAACCGGTGGCTTGGGAGGAGCGGGGGCTGGCGGTGCGAGAGCTTCGGTCGTCGGAGGCAGCGGGCGGAGGCGCGGCTGGGTGAATGCAATGGCGCAGTGCGGGCACGGCGGTGCACCG CCGGGGTGGTCGTCGAGCTCCGGCAAGAGCGGAACTCAACCACCGGACCAGATAGCGAAACAGGGAAGCAACAGTGGTGGTGCCACAACAAAAGGTGCTCGGGCTCGGGCGCGAGGCACCGGGTGGTCGCGGACGAGAGGTGCCGTAGGGGGCGTCGTGCACCAAGCGGAGACGGAGCAGCGCGGGCTGGCGGGAACAGCGTCGTGGCCGAGTCACGCGAGAGATCGGAGCGGCGAAACAAGGTGGCAATCGTGGGTCCGCAGCTGCCGGTGGTGCGTCGCTCGGGACTCAGCAACAACGAACCGGAGGCACGCGAGTGCGGGCGGCAGCAGCGACGGCAAACGGAACCAGCTTCGTGACGGAGGTGGCCGGGAAAGGGCCCACGGGTTCGGAGCTTCGGAGAGGCGCAATGCGAGCGACGAAGAGATCGGGCAACAGGGGAGCCCGGAACGGGCGGGGGGCAGCCGCGGCTTCGCTGGCCTCGTAGGTTGCGGTGAGGCGAGCGGGGACGTCGTTTGCTGGTCTTCGACTCCGAACAGCGTCGGCACGTCGGGCGCCGGGTTGAGCGGGCAAAGTGAAACGTGTGCGGAACCGGTGGCCGGGAGGAGCAGGGCCGGGCGGTGCGAGCTTCGGTCGTCGGAGGCAGCGGGCGGAGGCGCGGCCGGGTGA
- the LOC104414508 gene encoding low affinity inorganic phosphate transporter 1, with translation MAGEQLQVLNALDVAKTQWYHFTAIVIAGMGFFTDAYDLFCISLVTKLLGRIYYTKPGSPTPGSLPSNVAAAVNGVAFCGTLTGQLFFGWLGDKMGRKRAYGMTLMLMVLCSIASGLSFGHNPTGVMATLCFFRFWLGFGIGGDYPLSATIMSEYANKKTRGAFIAAVFAMQGFGILAGGMVAIIVSSAFDSKYPAPAYEVDKARSTVPEADYVWRIILMFGALPALLTYYWRMKMPETARYTALVAKNAKKAAADMSKVLFVDLEVEQEKVERLSREQRNDFGLFSRQFLHRHGLHLLGTMSTWFLLDIAFYSQNLFQKDVFSAIGWIPKAKTMNAIEEVFRIGRAQTLIALCSTVPGYWFTVALIDHMGRFAIQLMGFFFMTVFMFALAIPYHHWTLPDHRIGFVVIYSLTFFFANFGPNATTFVVPAEIFPARLRSTCHGISAAAGKAGAMVGAFGFLYAADGIGVKKTLIILGVINFFGMVFTLLVPESKGRSLEEMSGENKGEDEPESSRRDGV, from the coding sequence ATGGCAGGGGAACAACTGCAAGTCCTAAACGCTCTCGATGTGGCCAAGACGCAATGGTACCATTTCACGGCGATCGTGATCGCCGGCATGGGATTCTTCACCGACGCGTACGACCTCTTCTGCATCTCCCTCGTCACCAAACTGCTCGGCCGCATCTACTACACGAAGCCGGGCTCCCCCACCCCAGGAAGCCTCCCCTCGAACGTGGCGGCCGCGGTCAACGGCGTCGCCTTCTGCGGCACCCTCACCGGCCAGCTCTTCTTTGGCTGGCTCGGTGACAAGATGGGCCGGAAGCGAGCCTATGGCATGACCCTCATGCTCATGGTCCTATGCTCCATCGCCTCGGGGCTCTCCTTTGGCCACAACCCGACAGGGGTCATGGCCACTCTGTGCTTCTTCAGGTTCTGGCTCGGGTTCGGCATCGGAGGGGACTACCCTCTCTCGGCCACGATCATGTCCGAGTATGCCAACAAGAAGACCCGGGGTGCCTTCATCGCCGCGGTCTTCGCGATGCAGGGTTTCGGGATTCTGGCGGGCGGAATGGTCGCCATCATAGTCTCCTCGGCTTTCGATTCGAAATACCCTGCTCCGGCGTACGAAGTTGACAAGGCGCGCTCCACCGTGCCTGAGGCTGACTACGTGTGGCGGATCATCCTGATGTTCGGTGCCCTCCCTGCTCTGCTCACTTACTATTGGCGCATGAAGATGCCCGAGACAGCCCGCTACACAGCCCTGGTCGCCAAGAACGCCAAGAAGGCCGCTGCCGACATGTCGAAAGTCCTCTTTGTCGACCTCGAGGTGGAGCAAGAGAAGGTGGAGCGCCTGTCCCGGGAGCAGAGGAACGACTTCGGCCTCTTCTCAAGGCAGTTCCTCCACCGCCACGGCCTCCACTTGCTTGGGACGATGAGCACGTGGTTCTTGCTCGACATCGCCTTCTACAGCCAAAACCTATTCCAAAAGGACGTCTTCAGTGCCATCGGGTGGATCCCCAAGGCAAAGACCATGAACGCGATTGAGGAGGTATTCCGGATCGGCCGGGCGCAGACCTTGATAGCCCTGTGCAGCACGGTCCCTGGGTACTGGTTCACCGTGGCGTTGATCGACCACATGGGTCGGTTCGCGATCCAGCTGatgggcttcttcttcatgaCGGTGTTCATGTTCGCCCTGGCGATCCCGTACCACCACTGGACGCTGCCCGACCACCGGATCGGCTTCGTGGTCATTTACTCGctcaccttcttcttcgccaACTTTGGGCCGAACGCGACCACGTTCGTGGTGCCTGCTGAGATATTCCCGGCGAGGCTCCGGTCGACGTGCCACGGGATATCGGCGGCGGCTGGGAAGGCCGGGGCGATGGTGGGGGCTTTTGGGTTCTTGTACGCGGCTGACGGGATCGGCGTGAAGAAGACACTGATCATACTTGGGGTGATCAACTTTTTCGGCATGGTGTTCACGTTGCTGGTGCCCGAGTCCAAGGGTCGCTCGCTCGAGGAAATGTCCGGCGAGAACAAGGGAGAAGATGAACCTGAGTCGAGCCGTCGAGATGGTGTGTAA